A single region of the Pelecanus crispus isolate bPelCri1 chromosome 10, bPelCri1.pri, whole genome shotgun sequence genome encodes:
- the FGF8 gene encoding fibroblast growth factor 8, with protein MDPCSSLFSYVLMHLFVLCLQAQVTVQSPPNFTQHVREQSLVTDQLSRRLVRTYQLYSRTSGKHVQILDNKKINAMAEDGDVHAKLIVETDTFGSRVRIKGAATGFYICMNKKGKLIGKSNGKGKDCVFTEIVLENNYTALQNAKYEGWYMAFTRKGRPRKGSKTRQHQREVHFMKRLPKGHQTTEPHRRFEFLNYPFNRRSKRTRNSNSRAGP; from the exons ATGGACCCCTGCTCCTCGCTCTTCAGCTACGT GTTAATGCACTTGTTCGTCCTCTGCCTGCAAGCCCAG GTAACTGTTCAGTCCCCACCTAATTTTACACAGCATGTGAGGGAGCAGAGCCTGGTGACGGATCAGCTCAGCCGGCGGCTCGTCCGTACCTACCAGCTGTACAGCCGGACCAGCGGGAAACATGTGCAGATCTTGGACAACAAGAAAATCAATGCGATGGCAGAGGATGGGGACGTGCACG CCAAGCTCATCGTGGAGACGGACACCTTCGGGAGCCGTGTGCGCATCAAGGGAGCGGCCACAGGTTTCTACATCTGCATGAACAAAAAGGGGAAGCTGATCGGCAAG AGCAACGGCAAAGGCAAGGACTGCGTCTTCACGGAGATCGTCCTGGAGAACAACTACACGGCGCTGCAGAACGCCAAGTACGAGGGCTGGTACATGGCCTTCACCCGCAAGGGCCGCCCGCGCAAGGGCTCCAAGACCCGGCAGCACCAACGGGAGGTACATTTCATGAAGAGGCTTCCCAAGGGCCACCAGACCACCGAGCCCCACAGACGCTTTGAGTTCCTCAACTACCCCTTCAACCGGAGAAGTAAAAGGACTAGAAACTCCAACTCCAGGGCAGGCCCTTGA